The genomic segment CTCTGTGAGCATTTAAATGCGGCTACGAACATGATAGAGCCGTCGCCTTTAGACCCGTATCCAATCATCTTTTCATCATCAAAAGCCATGACTTTTCCGCCTTTGGCAAAAGTGAAAAGGCCGGGTGTGTTTTTCGCCGCTTCATCAATATCGCCTTGTAAGAGAGTCACCCCTGAATAAACGGGCTTAAGCGAACTTAAATAAGGCCGCACTTGAGAGTTCGCCCCATCAGCGGCGACCACCACATCGGCGTAGGCCGTGGTTCCGTTTTTAAATTGGATTCGCCATCCCGTGTTTTCTTTTTCCATCGAAGAAAAACGGCTATCCCAAACCACAGTATGGGGGTGAAGGGAGTTTAGCAGAATATCCCGAAGAGGAGCGCGGTCAATTTCGGGGCGTGTCTCTGAAGTGAATTTTGCAAACCCATGATCGTCGAATTTGATATTGAGAGCTCTATCGACAAGAAGCATTTCGCTCGCCGCTGCTCGATGGTTCTTATAGAACTCCTCTAAAAGGCCCGCGCGTTTCATGGCCTCTAGCCCCGTGCCTTCATGCAAATCAAGGGTGGAGCCTTGCACGCGCACATCGCGGTTAAAGTCTCTCTCGTAAACCTTCACCTCGACATTTTGCATTTGTAGCAATCGGGCGAGTGTTAGTCCCGCCATACCGCCGCCAACAATCGCGATTTTTTTGTTTTTAAGTAAATTGGTTTTCATGTGTACTCCAATACGAAATACGATCCG from the Bdellovibrio bacteriovorus genome contains:
- a CDS encoding FAD-dependent oxidoreductase, producing the protein MKTNLLKNKKIAIVGGGMAGLTLARLLQMQNVEVKVYERDFNRDVRVQGSTLDLHEGTGLEAMKRAGLLEEFYKNHRAAASEMLLVDRALNIKFDDHGFAKFTSETRPEIDRAPLRDILLNSLHPHTVVWDSRFSSMEKENTGWRIQFKNGTTAYADVVVAADGANSQVRPYLSSLKPVYSGVTLLQGDIDEAAKNTPGLFTFAKGGKVMAFDDEKMIGYGSKGDGSIMFVAAFKCSQSWLSECGIDFKNQDQVLSWFKKEFSTWSEGWQEFFTAHGVSFIPRPQYYFPLDQKWETQNNLTMIGDAAHRMPPFAGEGANVAMQDSFELADVLTNGRFSDIKAALAYFEQDMITRGADATRMTLENTEKMFSKTSLEQMLSFFKNVHGAK